From one Gimesia sp. genomic stretch:
- a CDS encoding GAF domain-containing SpoIIE family protein phosphatase → MEQVLTAQPLDWIHGLCDQFTEITGWPLHFTPAKPGERKSLEAELCQNAKYCWYESIEDGKRTLGYLYLTLPYETANDHMFVTAIKLAELVGGLISKIETMGSSLELKNREVTTLMDVGLSVTRQEGLQDALQKLLEAALQLTGFRAAGFFLLNSESNQLSLRVQYCLHTFEIPFHRRKLKESPPDLEAFSNDALIVNRHENPELASWLPEGCLTGVCVSVQSETGPFGTLWAFDRRARHLNERDVHILKSIGAQVSTILERAVLLKESQNQLRLKKELKVISESFPVELALEREWDREFQAAVQSISHHEVGGDLCEFIPLSPHVTCFALGDASGDSIPAAVVMASVRGALRTLTEGPIEQARDTQHVISRINTALYHTSLPHQFMSMLYGVIDTRARTFTYTNAGHPAPFWVHKGKITTLTSHGMLLGVTESNDYDYSVIPICKNDIIVGFSDGISEAMSSERKMFRSDGIMKVLENHFEDTADEVMRGIWSKLQQHLEGGNDGDDRTLMVVKFAPNPE, encoded by the coding sequence ATGGAACAGGTACTCACCGCGCAACCTCTGGATTGGATACATGGTCTGTGTGACCAGTTTACGGAGATCACCGGCTGGCCGTTGCATTTTACGCCCGCCAAGCCGGGAGAACGCAAATCTCTGGAAGCGGAACTCTGCCAGAACGCGAAATACTGCTGGTATGAATCGATTGAAGACGGCAAGCGGACCCTGGGATACCTTTATCTGACGCTGCCTTATGAGACTGCCAATGATCACATGTTTGTGACGGCAATCAAGCTGGCTGAACTGGTAGGCGGATTAATCTCCAAGATTGAAACCATGGGTTCCTCACTTGAGCTCAAAAACCGCGAAGTCACTACACTGATGGATGTCGGCCTCTCGGTTACCCGCCAGGAGGGACTGCAGGACGCACTTCAGAAACTGCTGGAAGCAGCTCTGCAACTGACGGGATTTCGGGCTGCCGGATTTTTCCTGTTGAATTCGGAATCGAATCAACTCTCACTCCGCGTCCAGTATTGTCTGCATACATTTGAAATACCGTTTCATCGTCGCAAACTGAAAGAATCTCCTCCTGATCTGGAAGCGTTTTCTAACGATGCTCTGATTGTGAATCGGCACGAGAATCCGGAACTGGCTTCCTGGTTGCCCGAAGGATGTCTGACGGGCGTCTGTGTGTCGGTGCAGTCTGAGACGGGCCCCTTTGGGACACTGTGGGCCTTCGATCGACGGGCCCGCCATCTCAATGAACGCGATGTCCACATTTTGAAATCAATTGGTGCCCAGGTCAGTACCATTCTGGAACGGGCTGTATTACTCAAAGAGAGTCAGAATCAGCTACGACTCAAGAAAGAGTTGAAGGTGATTTCTGAATCGTTTCCTGTCGAACTGGCCCTGGAACGTGAATGGGATCGTGAATTCCAGGCAGCGGTTCAGTCGATCAGTCATCATGAAGTAGGGGGCGATCTCTGTGAATTCATTCCCCTCTCACCGCATGTGACCTGTTTCGCCCTGGGAGACGCCTCGGGAGACAGTATCCCGGCTGCAGTGGTAATGGCATCCGTACGCGGTGCTTTACGCACTTTGACAGAAGGGCCAATTGAACAGGCCCGAGATACGCAGCATGTCATCAGCCGCATTAACACAGCGCTGTATCATACTTCGCTGCCGCATCAGTTCATGAGTATGTTATACGGCGTGATCGATACCCGGGCCCGGACGTTTACTTATACCAACGCGGGACATCCTGCGCCCTTCTGGGTTCACAAAGGGAAGATCACCACTCTGACCTCGCACGGAATGCTGTTGGGAGTCACGGAATCAAACGATTACGACTATTCCGTCATTCCGATCTGCAAGAACGACATCATTGTGGGTTTCAGTGATGGAATCAGCGAAGCCATGAGCAGCGAACGGAAAATGTTCCGCTCAGATGGCATCATGAAGGTCCTGGAAAATCACTTTGAAGATACCGCAGACGAAGTGATGCGGGGGATCTGGTCCAAGCTGCAGCAACACCTCGAAGGGGGGAATGATGGCGACGACCGTACCCTGATGGTTGTCAAGTTTGCACCCAATCCAGAGTGA